From Streptomyces sp. TLI_053, a single genomic window includes:
- a CDS encoding AraC family transcriptional regulator, with the protein MDVLSDLLHRARASSALVRQMIQRPPWAMTFADAPTLTVLAALDGAAWVRLDDDPRAAPVRLAAGDIALISGTPRCTVADAPDTPPQVIIRSGTTPAFEPLGPCRRSLAPRTYGDGLPGATVLLRGAYDLRGDVGERLLAALPPLAVVPAGPRTRGALDLLATETAQEEPGQDAVLSRLLDLVLVLALRAWCARPNATELPSWHAALTTPAVGDALRLLHEDPARRWTVAELAGQVGQSRATFAAHFTTAVGEPPLTYLTTWRMTLAADLLRDTDDTVAAVARAVGYADAFAFSVAFKRARGHTPSDWRRQAA; encoded by the coding sequence ATGGACGTCCTGAGCGATCTGCTGCACCGGGCCCGCGCGAGCAGCGCACTGGTGCGGCAGATGATCCAGCGCCCGCCCTGGGCGATGACCTTCGCCGACGCCCCCACCCTCACCGTCCTCGCCGCACTCGACGGTGCGGCCTGGGTGCGCCTCGACGACGACCCCCGGGCCGCCCCGGTGCGGCTGGCCGCCGGCGACATCGCGCTGATCAGCGGCACCCCCCGCTGCACCGTCGCCGACGCCCCGGACACCCCGCCCCAGGTGATCATCCGCAGCGGCACCACGCCCGCCTTCGAACCCCTCGGACCGTGCCGGCGCAGCCTGGCCCCCCGCACCTACGGCGACGGGCTGCCCGGCGCCACCGTCCTGCTCCGCGGCGCCTACGACCTGCGCGGCGACGTCGGCGAGCGCCTGCTCGCCGCGCTCCCGCCCCTGGCCGTCGTCCCGGCCGGCCCCCGTACCAGAGGCGCCCTGGACCTGCTCGCCACCGAGACCGCACAGGAGGAACCCGGCCAGGACGCCGTCCTCAGCCGCCTCCTCGACCTCGTCCTGGTGCTCGCCCTGCGCGCCTGGTGCGCCCGACCGAACGCCACCGAACTCCCCTCCTGGCACGCGGCGTTGACGACGCCGGCGGTCGGCGACGCACTGCGCCTGCTGCACGAGGACCCGGCCCGCCGCTGGACCGTCGCCGAACTCGCCGGCCAGGTCGGCCAGTCCCGGGCCACCTTCGCCGCCCACTTCACCACCGCCGTCGGCGAACCCCCGCTCACCTACCTCACCACCTGGCGGATGACCCTGGCCGCCGATCTGCTGCGCGACACCGACGACACCGTCGCCGCCGTCGCCCGCGCGGTCGGCTACGCGGACGCCTTCGCGTTCAGCGTCGCCTTCAAACGCGCCCGCGGACACACCCCCTCCGACTGGCGGCGACAGGCCGCCTGA
- a CDS encoding SDR family oxidoreductase — protein sequence MTKNILILGGTGTTGRRIARRLAAQGLAVRTAARTGADVRLDLDDPTTWAPALDGVTAAYLLEPAGQSRTPRLVEAAVAAGVKRLVLLSAHGVDHADDSHPLRAAEAAVRGSGVDWTVLQPEWFAQNFSESFWREGVRSGTLTLPTGDGRVPFVDAEDIADVAVAALTEDGHSGRTYRLTGPRSLSLGEAADVITAATGREVRHLDIAPEDFIAQLVAHGTPEVVAGVLTGLLVNIRDGHAADVSDGVEQALGRPARSFESFAAAAAAAGIWD from the coding sequence ATGACGAAGAACATCCTGATTCTCGGCGGCACCGGTACCACCGGCCGCCGCATCGCCCGCCGCCTCGCCGCCCAGGGCCTGGCGGTGCGGACCGCCGCCCGTACCGGCGCCGACGTCCGCCTCGACCTGGACGACCCCACGACCTGGGCGCCCGCGCTCGACGGCGTCACCGCCGCCTATCTCCTGGAGCCCGCCGGGCAGTCCCGCACCCCGCGTCTGGTCGAAGCAGCGGTCGCCGCGGGCGTGAAGCGCCTGGTACTGCTCTCCGCCCACGGCGTCGACCACGCCGACGACAGCCACCCGCTCAGGGCCGCCGAAGCGGCCGTGCGCGGGAGCGGCGTCGACTGGACCGTCCTGCAGCCCGAGTGGTTCGCCCAGAACTTCAGCGAGTCCTTCTGGCGGGAGGGCGTGCGCTCCGGCACTCTCACCCTGCCCACCGGGGACGGCCGGGTCCCCTTCGTCGACGCCGAGGACATCGCCGACGTCGCCGTGGCCGCCCTCACCGAGGACGGCCACAGCGGCCGGACCTACCGGCTGACCGGTCCCCGCTCGCTCAGCCTCGGCGAGGCGGCCGACGTGATCACCGCCGCCACCGGACGCGAGGTCCGCCACCTCGACATCGCCCCCGAGGACTTCATCGCCCAGCTGGTCGCCCACGGCACGCCCGAGGTCGTCGCCGGCGTGCTCACCGGCCTGCTGGTCAACATCCGCGACGGCCACGCCGCCGACGTCTCCGACGGTGTCGAACAGGCCCTCGGCCGCCCGGCCCGCTCCTTCGAGTCCTTCGCTGCCGCGGCGGCGGCCGCAGGCATCTGGGACTGA
- a CDS encoding peptidoglycan-binding domain-containing protein yields the protein MRSSSMTRSLAVLTVAAAIAVGGTAGTASATPASVAREAAGAQAGVRLTTVENLGLNASEAAYLQDWLALYWGYPGAADGQLDTESWKALQRFLQAKWGYLGAIDGIVGTGTVKALQRRLTAEESYHGPIDGVAGPDTRAAFKRFASPKD from the coding sequence ATGCGGTCCAGCTCGATGACGAGGTCCCTCGCCGTCCTCACCGTCGCCGCCGCCATCGCTGTCGGCGGAACGGCGGGTACGGCCTCCGCGACGCCCGCGTCCGTCGCCCGGGAGGCGGCGGGCGCCCAGGCCGGCGTACGGCTCACAACCGTCGAGAACCTCGGCCTGAACGCTTCCGAAGCCGCCTACCTCCAGGACTGGCTGGCGCTGTACTGGGGTTACCCGGGCGCGGCCGACGGTCAGTTGGACACCGAGAGCTGGAAGGCGCTCCAGCGCTTCCTCCAGGCCAAATGGGGTTACCTCGGTGCGATCGACGGGATCGTCGGTACCGGGACCGTCAAGGCCCTGCAGCGCCGGCTGACGGCGGAGGAGAGCTACCACGGTCCGATCGACGGCGTCGCAGGACCGGACACCCGTGCGGCGTTCAAGCGCTTCGCCTCACCCAAGGACTGA